The following proteins are co-located in the Anas platyrhynchos isolate ZD024472 breed Pekin duck chromosome 1, IASCAAS_PekinDuck_T2T, whole genome shotgun sequence genome:
- the LOC140001367 gene encoding non-selective voltage-gated ion channel VDAC2-like, which produces MAIPPSYADLGKSARDTFNKGYGFGLVKLDVKTKSASGVEFTTSGSSNTDTGKVNGSLETKYKWAEYGLTFTEKWNTDNTLGTEIAIEDQIAKGLKLTFDTTFSPNTGKKSGKIKSAYKRECLNLGCDVDFDFAGPAIHGSAVFGYEGWLAGYQMTFDSAKAKLTRNNFSEVLLRVLLSCWRHRQPISCRGEGHEVVRETSNLQKHYPCNNPIPVLPSLWSSPDALPASCKHTRRGFAAIAFAQQPGLAFPAGGSSLRGPVSLF; this is translated from the coding sequence ATGGCAATTCCTCCGTCGTACGCAGACCTTGGCAAATCTGCCAGAGATACCTTCAATAAAGGATATGGGTTTGGGTTGGTGAAGCTGgatgtgaaaacaaaatctgcAAGTGGAGTGGAGTTCACAACATCTGGTTCTTCAAACACCGACACTGGAAAAGTTAATGGGAGCTTGGAGACCAAATACAAGTGGGCTGAGTATGGGCtgactttcacagaaaaatggaaCACAGATAACACTCTGGGAACAGAAATTGCAATTGAAGATCAGATTGCCAAAGGCTTGAAGTTGACGTTTGATACAACTTTCTCACCAAATACAGGAAAGAAGAGTGGTAAAATCAAGTCAGCATATAAACGTGAATGCCTAAACCTCGGTTGTGATGTTGACTTTGACTTTGCTGGGCCTGCAATCCATGGTTCAGCTGTCTTCGGTTATGAAGGCTGGCTGGCTGGTTATCAGATGACTTTTGATAGTGCCAAAGCAAAATTGACAAGGAACAACTTCTCGGAAGTTCTTCTCAGAGTACTTTTGTCTTGCTGGCGGCACAGGCAGCCTATTTCCTGCAGGGGAGAAGGGCATGAAGTGGTTAGAGAAACGTCAAATCTTCAGAAGCACTACCCTTGTAACAACCCTATCCCTGTTCTGCCATCCTTGTGGAGCTCACCTGATGCATTGCCAGCATCTTGCAAGCACACAAGACGAGGATTTGCTGCTATAGCTTTTGCTCAACAACCTGGTCTTGCTTTTCCAGCAGGCGGCAGCTCTCTGCGAGGACCAGTGTCTCTTTTCTGA
- the LOC140001368 gene encoding uncharacterized protein translates to MEQQNKDDSQPAEGQRSVQERRQMEKKPQDIKTLPHRGVRQAERIQLPALPPLPRQAATQAAAPKQVPKAETSSSEKATCKLPPLQAAASASSGGGRAKSLGTEARSQQELLPPLPCISGNRDRAVRAERRERGPHSPVAPDEDMGNAIRSFVSTVITNAVACNEGASSKARLSPSSRVPRTKGPRTPPLTTAAAQNWKSRHSSKSSLASPDEEMEDRIKAFVSTAIRNGLAWNQGAMREARLPPVGRPPTSKGHRTPPQPATGPQNLKKSWHPAPHSPADSCTALQDTAHSRVSEVLQKTQKSWEHGQRSAALGDLAQTGCKLRATSSAGVQTDLERTWTTSLPGPDSRVCAGARASSRDPAAASPGQGKKKKQQREKHIKPRQGTGNEGTSQGRGKKESSPGGCDEEEEIVIINSWINPRFASLFTDAQDVPQEEGSAASSVDREAAQEAEHPASASPGSLQTTDTVPSAAPQEEIPGEERHSTPLTTTTAAQSRPASPPAAPALEDEGHRTPPLTRGAPQSKPSASPSPSEHSTAVMVESQGRARHASSACDDELDEGVKTIVSTVIRRAEAMSQGAVSKAASAPSATGPSVPPPTAEPADSTSSASALAGALGDLARTGSTGRATRSAGVQTDLERRRTTALPGPDSRVCAGARASSRDPAAASPGQGKKKKQQREKHVKPRQGTGNEGTSQGRGKKESSPGGCDEEEEIVIINSWINPRFASLFTDAQDVPQEEGSAASSVDREAAQEAEHPASASPGSLQTTDTVPSAAPQEEIPGEERHSTPLTTTTPAQSRPASPPAAPALEDEGHRTPPLTRGAPQSKPSASPSPSEHSAAVMVESQGRARHACSVSDEELDERVDTIVAAVLLHSVAIIQGAGAPSKAASAPWVTVPRVPPPTPEPAECTSSASALARGPVGEANEAPLAAAAMPQEEGGEGASPLAAEPLREAITDLRPAAADEAGAAATPLVPGHQVAIEQGGQAQSSSCTKDTPADEPATSQTQAPSQDLLAGPVQRSEQHQAQGTLDLAQAPARQPRPSRIRRALRALRRAFRCSCIAGQRE, encoded by the exons ATGGAGCAGCAGAATAAGGATGACTCCCAGCCCGCTGAAGGGCAGCGGAGCGTGCAGGAGCGGCGCCAG ATGGAGAAGAAGCCGCAAGACATCAAGACACTGCCTCACCGTGGGGTGAGGCAGGCCGAGAGAatccagctgccagccctgccgcctttgccaaggcaggcagcgactcaggcagcagcacccaagCAAGTGCCTAAAGCAGAGACATCATCATCTGAAAAGGCCACTTGCAagctgccccctctgcaagcagcagcctctgcttcttcagggggaggaagggcaaaGTCATTGGGAACAGAGGCCCGCAGCCAGCAAGAGCTTTTGCCACCTCTTCCCTGCATCTCTGGCAACAGGGACAGAGCAGTGAGGGCAGAGAGGCGGGAACGTGGCCCACACAGCCCTGTGGCCCCTGACGAGGACATGGGCAATGCAATACGGTCCTTTGTGTCCACCGTCATAACAAACGCTGTAGCCTGCAACGAGGGAGCCAGCAGCAAGGCAAGGCTTTCTCCCTCAAGCAGAGTTCCCAGGACCAAAGGCCCCAGAACACCACCTCTCACCACAGCAGCGGCCCAAAACTGGAAGAGTCGGCACTCGTCCAAAAGCAGCCTTGCATCCCCTGACGAAGAAATGGAAGACCGAATAAAGGCCTTTGTCTCCACTGCAATAAGAAATGGCCTTGCCTGGAACCAGGGAGCCATGAGGGAGGCAAGGCTTCCTCCCGTGGGCAGACCTCCCACGAGCAAAGGACACAGAACACCACCTCAGCCCGCAACTGGGCCCCAGAATTTAAAGAAGAGCTGGcaccctgccccacacagccctgcagactctTGCACGGCACTGCAGGACACAGCACACTCCCGCGTGTCTGAAGTGCTGCAGAAGACGCAAAAAAGCTGGGAACACGGCCAACGATCAGCAGCACTTGGGGACCTGGCACAAACGGGGTGCAAATTGAGAGCAACAAGTTCAGCCGGGGTCCAGACAGACCTGGAGAGGACGTGGACGACTTCTCTGCCAGGGCCTGATTCCCGGGTATGCGCAGGAGCAAGGGCttccagcagagaccctgcagCAGCTAGCCCAGGCCagggtaagaagaaaaaacaacagagagagaaacacatcaaacccaggcaggggacaggcaaCGAGGGGACAAGCCAAGGCCGgggcaagaaagagagcagtcctGGGGGATgcgatgaagaggaggagatcGTCATCATCAACTCCTGGATCAACCCCAGGTTCGCCAGCCTCTTCACAGACGCACAGGACGTTCCCCAGGAAGAGGGCAgcgcagccagcagtgtggacagggaggcagcacaagaagcagaacaCCCAGCAAGCGCCTCTCCTGGCTCGCTGCAAACCACGGACACTGTCccatcagctgctccccaggaaGAAATTCCTGGGGAAGAGAGGCACAGCACGCCTCTCACcacaacaacagcagcacagagcaggccagcaagtcctccagcagcccctgctctggaagatgagggacacAGGACGCCTCCCCTGACACGTGGGGCTCCACAGTCAAAACCATCGGCCTCTCCAAGCCCCAGTGAGCACAGCACTGCGGTGATGGTTGAGAGCCAGGGACGTGCCCGACATGCCTCCAGTGCCTGTGATGACGAGCTGGATGAAGGAGTCAAGACCATCGTTTCCACAGTCATACGCCGTGCTGAAGCCATGAGCCAGGGAGCCGTGAGCAAGGCAGCAAGTGCTCCCTCGGCCACAGGACCCAGCGTGCCTCCTCccacagcagagcctgcagactCTACATCCTCAGCATCTGCCTTGGCTGGAGCACTGGGGGACTTGGCACGCACGGGGAGCACAGGGAGAGCAACGAGATCAGCCGGGGTCCAGACAGACCTGGAGAGGAGGCGGAccactgctctgccagggcCTGATTCCCGGGTATGCGCAGGAGCAAGGGCttccagcagagaccctgcagCAGCTAGCCCAGGCCagggtaagaagaaaaaacaacagagagagaaacacgTCAAACCCAGGCAGGGGACAGGAAACGAGGGGACAAGCCAAGGCCGgggcaagaaagagagcagtcctGGGGGATgcgatgaagaggaggagatcGTCATCATCAACTCCTGGATCAACCCCAGGTTCGCCAGCCTCTTCACAGACGCACAGGACGTTCCGCAGGAAGAGGGCAgcgcagccagcagtgtggacagggaggcagcacaagaagcagaacaCCCAGCAAGCGCCTCTCCTGGCTCGCTGCAAACCACGGACACTGTCccatcagctgctccccaggaaGAAATTCCTGGGGAAGAGAGGCACAGCACGCCTCTCACCACAACAACACCGGCACAGAGCAGGCCAGcaagtcctccagcagcccctgctctggaagatgagggacacAGGACGCCTCCCCTGACACGTGGGGCTCCACAGTCAAAACCATCGGCCTCTCCAAGCCCCAGCGAGCACAGCGCTGCCGTGATGGTGGAGAGCCAGGGACGTGCCCGACATGCCTGCAGTGTCTCTGATGAAGAGCTGGATGAAAGAGTTGACACCATCGTGGCTGCAGTCCTACTCCACTCTGTAGCCATCATCCAGGGAGCGGGAGCCCCAAGCAAGGCAGCAAGTGCTCCCTGGGTCACAGTGCCCAGGGTGCCTCCTCCCACACCAGAGCCTGCAGAATGTACATCCTCGGCCTCTGCCTTGGCCAGAGGCCCTGTGGGGGAGGCCAATGAAGCCCCTCTCGCTGCAGCAGCAATGCCACAAGAAGAAGGTGGAGAAGGGGCTTCTCCTTTGGCTGCAGAGCCTCTCCGGGAGGCCATCACAGATCTccgcccagcagcagctgacgaagcaggagcagcagccactcCCTTGGTTCCTGGGCACCAG GTGGCCATCGAGCAGGGAGGCCAAGCGCAGTCCTCCTCCTGCACCAAAGATACGCCAGCGGATGAGCCAGCAACATCCCAGACACAAGCGCCGTCCCAGGATCTGTTGGCCGGGCCTGTTCAGCGCAGCGAGCAGCACCAAGCACAAG GCACCCTTGACCTCGCACAAGCCCCGGCGCGCCAGCCACGGCCCTCCCGCATCAGGAGGGCACTTCGCGCGCTGCGCAGGGCTTTCCGCTGCAGCTGCATCGCAGGACAGCGAGAGTAG
- the LOC140001370 gene encoding non-selective voltage-gated ion channel VDAC2-like, translating into MAIPPSYADLGKSARDTFNKGYGFGLVKLDVKTKSASGVEFTTSGSSNTDTGKVNGSLETKYKWAEYGLTFTEKRNTDNTLGTEIAIEDQIAKGLKLTFDTTFSPNTGKKSGKIKSAYKRECLNLGCDVDFDFAGPAIHGSAVFGYEGWLVG; encoded by the coding sequence ATGGCAATTCCTCCGTCGTACGCAGACCTTGGCAAATCTGCCAGAGATACCTTCAATAAAGGATATGGGTTTGGGTTGGTGAAGCTGgatgtgaaaacaaaatctgcAAGTGGGGTGGAGTTCACAACATCTGGTTCTTCGAACACCGACACTGGAAAAGTTAATGGGAGCTTGGAGACCAAATACAAGTGGGCTGAGTATGGGCTGACTTTCACAGAAAAACGGAACACAGATAACACTCTGGGAACAGAAATTGCAATTGAAGATCAGATTGCCAAAGGCTTGAAGTTGACGTTTGATACAACTTTCTCACCAAATACAGGAAAGAAGAGTGGTAAAATCAAGTCAGCATATAAACGTGAATGCCTAAACCTCGGTTGTGATGTTGACTTTGACTTTGCTGGGCCTGCAATCCATGGTTCAGCTGTCTTCGGTTATGAAGGCTGGCTGGTTGGTTAG
- the LOC140001371 gene encoding uncharacterized protein has protein sequence MEQQNKDDSQPAEGQRSVQERRQMEKKPQDIKTLPHRGVRQAERIQLPALPPLPRQAATQAAAPKQVPKAETSSSEKATCKLPPLQAAASASSGGGRAKSLGTEARSQQELLPPLPCISGNRDRAVRAERRERGPHSPVAPDEDMGNAIRSFVSTVITNAVACNEGASSKARLSPSSRVPRTKGPRTPPLTTAAAQNWKSRHSSKSSLASPDEEMEDRIKAFVSTAIRNGLAWNQGAMREARLPPVGRPPTSKGHRTPPQPATGPQNLKKSWHPAPHSPADSCTALQDTAHSRVSEVLQKTQKSWEHGQRSAALGDLAQTGCKLRATSSAGVQTDLERTWTTSLPGPDSRVCAGARASSRDPAAASPGQGKKKKQQREKHIKPRQGTGNEGTSQGRGKKESSPGGCDEEEVVIINSWINPRFASLFTDAQDVPQEEGSAASSVDREAAQEAEHPASASPGSLQTTDTVPSAAPQEEIPGEERHSTPLTSTTAAQSRTASPPAAPALEDEGHRMPPLTRGAPQSKPSASPSPSEHSTAVMVESQGRARHASSACDDKLDEGVKTIVSTVIRRAEAMSQGAVSKAPSAPSATGPSVPPPTAEPADSTSSASALAGALGDLAHTGSTGRATRSAGVQTDMERRRTTALPGPDSRVCAGARASSRDPAAASPGQGKKKKQQREKHVKPRQGTGNEGTSQGRGKKESSPGGWDEEEEIVIINSWINPRFASLFTDAQDVPQEEGSAASSVEREAAQEAEHPASASPGSLQTTDTVPSAAPQEEIPGEERHSTPLTTTTAAQSRPASPPAAPALEDEGHRTPPLTRGAPQSKPSACASPSEHSAAVMVESQGRARHACSVSDEELDERVDTIVAAVLLHSVAIIQGAGAPSKAASAPWVTVPRVPPPTPEPAECTSSASALARGPVGEANEAPLAAAAMPQEEGGEGASPLAAEPLQEAITDLRPAAADEAGAAATPLVPGHQVSTAHVVGTRHPGRPQAEAVHWVCVPGAACCSAFPHAPGTRADIPFLSCPCCSSPHAGGH, from the exons ATGGAGCAGCAGAATAAGGATGACTCCCAGCCCGCTGAAGGGCAGCGGAGCGTGCAGGAGCGGCGCCAG ATGGAGAAGAAGCCGCAAGACATCAAGACACTGCCTCACCGTGGGGTGAGGCAGGCCGAGAGAatccagctgccagccctgccgcctttgccaaggcaggcagcgactcaggcagcagcacccaagCAAGTGCCTAAAGCAGAGACATCATCATCTGAAAAGGCCACTTGCAagctgccccctctgcaagcagcagcctctgcttcttcagggggaggaagggcaaaGTCATTGGGAACAGAGGCCCGCAGCCAGCAAGAGCTTTTGCCACCTCTTCCCTGCATCTCTGGCAACAGGGACAGAGCAGTGAGGGCAGAGAGGCGGGAACGTGGCCCACACAGCCCTGTGGCCCCTGACGAGGACATGGGCAATGCAATACGGTCCTTTGTGTCCACCGTCATAACAAACGCTGTAGCCTGCAACGAGGGAGCCAGCAGCAAGGCAAGGCTTTCTCCCTCAAGCAGAGTTCCCAGGACCAAAGGCCCCAGAACACCACCTCTCACCACAGCAGCGGCCCAAAACTGGAAGAGTCGGCACTCGTCCAAAAGCAGCCTTGCATCCCCTGACGAAGAAATGGAAGACCGAATAAAGGCCTTTGTCTCCACTGCAATAAGAAATGGCCTTGCCTGGAACCAGGGAGCCATGAGGGAGGCAAGGCTTCCTCCCGTGGGCAGACCTCCCACGAGCAAAGGACACAGAACACCACCTCAGCCCGCAACTGGGCCCCAGAATTTAAAGAAGAGCTGGcaccctgccccacacagccctgcagactctTGCACGGCACTGCAGGACACAGCACACTCCCGCGTGTCTGAAGTGCTGCAGAAGACGCAAAAAAGCTGGGAACACGGCCAACGATCAGCAGCACTTGGGGACCTGGCACAAACGGGGTGCAAATTGAGAGCAACAAGTTCAGCCGGGGTCCAGACAGACCTGGAGAGGACGTGGACGACTTCTCTGCCAGGGCCTGATTCCCGGGTATGCGCAGGAGCAAGGGCttccagcagagaccctgcagCAGCTAGCCCAGGCCagggtaagaagaaaaaacaacagagagagaaacacatcaaacccaggcaggggacaggcaaCGAGGGGACAAGCCAAGGCCGgggcaagaaagagagcagtcctGGGGGATGCGATGAAGAGGAGGTCGTCATCATCAACTCCTGGATCAACCCCAGGTTCGCCAGCCTCTTCACAGACGCACAGGACGTTCCCCAGGAAGAGGGCAgcgcagccagcagtgtggacagggaggcagcacaagaagcagaacaCCCAGCAAGCGCCTCTCCTGGCTCGCTGCAAACCACGGACACTGTCccatcagctgctccccaggaaGAAATTCCTGGGGAAGAGAGGCACAGCACGCCTCTCACTtcaacaacagcagcacagagcaggacagcaagtcctccagcagcccctgctctggaagatgagggacacAGGATGCCTCCCCTGACACGTGGGGCTCCACAGTCAAAACCATCGGCCTCTCCAAGCCCCAGTGAGCACAGCACTGCGGTGATGGTTGAGAGCCAGGGACGTGCCCGACATGCCTCCAGTGCCTGTGATGACAAGCTGGATGAAGGAGTCAAGACCATCGTTTCCACAGTCATACGCCGTGCTGAAGCCATGAGCCAGGGAGCCGTGAGCAAGGCACCAAGTGCTCCCTCGGCCACAGGACCCAGCGTGCCTCCTCccacagcagagcctgcagactCTACATCCTCAGCATCTGCCTTGGCTGGAGCACTGGGGGACTTGGCACACACGGGGAGCACAGGGAGAGCAACGAGATCAGCCGGGGTCCAGACAGACATGGAGAGGAGGCGGAccactgctctgccagggcCTGATTCCCGGGTATGCGCAGGAGCAAGGGCttccagcagagaccctgcagCAGCTAGCCCAGGCCagggtaagaagaaaaaacaacagagagagaaacacgtcaaacccaggcaggggacaggcaaCGAGGGGACAAGCCAAGGCCGGGGCAAGAAAGAAAGCAGTCCTGGGGGAtgggatgaagaggaggagatcGTCATCATCAACTCCTGGATCAACCCCAGGTTCGCCAGCCTCTTCACAGACGCACAGGACGTTCCCCAGGAAGAGGGCAgcgcagccagcagtgtggaaagggaggcagcacaagaagcagaacaCCCAGCAAGCGCCTCTCCTGGCTCGCTGCAAACCACGGACACTGTCccatcagctgctccccaggaaGAAATTCCTGGGGAAGAGAGGCACAGCACGCCTCTCACcacaacaacagcagcacagagcaggccagcaagtcctccagcagcccctgctctggaagatgagggacacAGGACGCCTCCCCTGACACGTGGGGCTCCACAGTCAAAACCATCAGCCTGTGCAAGCCCCAGCGAGCACAGCGCTGCCGTGATGGTGGAGAGCCAGGGACGTGCCCGACATGCCTGCAGTGTCTCTGATGAAGAGCTGGATGAAAGAGTTGACACCATCGTGGCTGCAGTCCTACTCCACTCTGTAGCCATCATCCAGGGAGCGGGAGCCCCAAGCAAGGCAGCAAGTGCTCCCTGGGTCACAGTGCCCAGGGTGCCTCCTCCCACACCAGAGCCTGCAGAATGTACATCCTCGGCCTCTGCCTTGGCCAGAGGCCCTGTGGGGGAGGCCAATGAAGCCCCTCTCGCTGCAGCAGCAATGCCACAAGAAGAAGGTGGAGAAGGGGCTTCTCCTTTGGCTGCAGAGCCTCTCCAGGAGGCCATCACAGATCTccgcccagcagcagctgacgaagcaggagcagcagccactcCCTTGGTTCCTGGGCACCAGGTAAGCACAGCACACGTGGTGGGCACCAGGCATCCAGGGCGGCCCCAGGCAGAAGCAGTGCATTGGGTGTGCGTGCCGGGAGCTGCTTGCTGCTCTGCATTTCCACATGCCCCAGGCACAAGGGCTGACATCCCTTTCCTCAGCTGCCCGTGCTGTTCCTCTCCCCATGCAGGTGGCCATTGA
- the LOC113841418 gene encoding non-selective voltage-gated ion channel VDAC2-like codes for MAIPPSYADLGKSARDTFNKGYGFGLVKLDVKTKSASGVEFTTSGSSNTDTGKVNGSLETKYKWAEYGLTFTEKRNTDNTLGTEIAIEDQIAKGLKLTFDTTFSPNTGKKSGKIKSAYKRECLNLGCDVDFDFAGPAIHGSAVFGYEGWLAGYQMTFDSAKSKLTRNNFSEVLLRVLLSCWRHRQPISCRGEGHEVQAAALCEDQCLFSEVWPKEKPWCKLWQPPAKSEK; via the exons ATGGCAATTCCTCCGTCGTACGCAGACCTTGGCAAATCTGCCAGAGATACCTTCAATAAAGGATATGGGTTTGGGTTGGTGAAGCTGgatgtgaaaacaaaatctgcAAGTGGGGTGGAGTTCACAACATCTGGTTCTTCGAACACCGACACTGGAAAAGTTAATGGGAGCTTGGAGACCAAATACAAGTGGGCTGAGTATGGGCTGACTTTCACAGAAAAACGGAACACAGATAACACTCTGGGAACAGAAATTGCAATTGAAGATCAGATTGCCAAAGGCTTGAAGTTGACGTTTGATACAACTTTCTCACCAAATACAGGAAAGAAGAGTGGTAAAATCAAGTCAGCATATAAACGTGAATGCCTAAACCTCGGTTGTGATGTTGACTTTGACTTTGCTGGGCCTGCAATCCATGGTTCAGCTGTCTTCGGTTATGAAGGCTGGCTGGCTGGTTACCAGATGACTTTTGATAGTGCCAAATCAAAATTGACAAGGAACAACTTCTCTGAAGTTCTTCTCAGAGTTCTTTTGTCTTGCTGGCGGCACAGGCAGCCTATTTCCTGCAGGGGAGAAGGGCATGAAGTG CAGGCGGCAGCTCTCTGCGAGGACCAGTGTCTCTTTTCTGAGGTCTGGCCCAAGGAGAAGCCGTGGTGCAAGCTGTGGCAGCCACCTGCCAAATCAGAGAAGTAG